A genome region from Paramisgurnus dabryanus chromosome 12, PD_genome_1.1, whole genome shotgun sequence includes the following:
- the prdx6 gene encoding peroxiredoxin-6 produces the protein MPGILLGDVLPNFEADTTIGKIHFHEFLGNSWGILFSHPRDFTPVCTTELARAAKLSDEFKKRDVKMIALSIDSVEDHRKWSEDIMAYNQEKASCPLPYPIIADDKRELAVLLGMLDPDERDKDGMPLTARCVFIVGPDKRLKLSVLYPATTGRNFDEILRVIDSLQLTATKKVATPVDWKPGQEVMVIPSLSEEEAKKLFPAGFTTKEVPSGKKYIRYTKL, from the exons ATGCCTGGAATTCTGTTGGGAGATGTGCTTCCGAATTTTGAAGCAGACACTACTATCGGCAAGATACACTTTCATGAATTCCTGGGAAATTC ATGGGGTATCTTGTTTTCACACCCCCGTGACTTCACTCCAGTGTGTACGACTGAGCTAGCCCGAGCTGCAAAGCTCAGTGATGAGTTTAAGAAACGGGACGTGAAGATGATCGCGCTGTCTATCGACAGTGTTGAGGACCACCGTAAATGGAGTGAG GATATTATGGCATATAATCAAGAAAAGGCATCCTGTCCCCTGCcgtatccaatcatagcagatGATAAGAGGGAGTTGGCGGTCTTGTTGGGGATGCTGGACCCTGATGAGAGGGACAAAGATGGGATGCCCCTCACTGCCCGCTGT GTCTTTATTGTCGGTCCTGATAAGAGACTAAAGCTGTCTGTTCTCTATCCCGCCACTACGGGGCGCAATTTTGATGAGATTCTTCGTGTCATAGACTCTCTACAGTTGACAGCAACCAAAAAGGTGGCCACACCTGTGGACTGGAAG CCTGGTCAGGAGGTCATGGTCATCCCTTCTCTCTCAGAAGAAGAGGCAAAAAAGCTTTTCCCAGCTGGTTTTACCACCAAAGAGGTGCCTTCCGGGAAAAAATATATACGCTACACTAAACTGTAA
- the plpp6 gene encoding polyisoprenoid diphosphate/phosphate phosphohydrolase PLPP6, which yields MPSPKVRNSPGRSVPCPGGNGRNEFISLSRTPPPHLLQRQGSDPTSARLRASESPSRRRGSGSSTSSTGGQQLPEEDCMKLNPSFIEIALSSLLAIDLWLSKRLGVCACEDSSWGSMRPLMKLIEISGHGIPWLAGAVYCLYKSDSAAGQEVMLNLLMALLLDLVLVGIVKAVVRRRRPSHNRMDMFATFSVDRYSFPSGHATRAAMCARFLLAHLVLAAPLRVLVLLWATFVGFSRVLLGRHNVTDVAFGFLMGYWQYNLVEMLWLSPLTFQSMIGQLD from the exons ATGCCTTCACCTAAAGTGCGGAACAGCCCTGGGCGCAGCGTCCCGTGTCCCGGTGGAAACGGACGCAACGAGTTCATTTCTCTGAGCCGAACTCCCCCGCCGCACCTGCTGCAGAGACAGGGCTCCGACCCCACATCTGCTCGGCTCCGAGCCTCCGAGAGCCCCAGCCGACGAAGGGGATCGGGTTCGTCTACCTCCTCCACCGGCGGACAGCAGTTACCGGAGGAAGACTGTATGAAATTAAACCCTTCTTTCATTGAGATAGCGCTCAGCTCTCTGTTGGCCATCGACCTGTGGCTGTCGAAGCGTCTCGGTGTGTGCGCCTGCGAGGACTCATCATGGGGCAGCATGCGGCCGCTCATGAAGCTCATCGAGATCTCCGGTCACGGGATCCCGTGGCTTGCCGGTGCCGTGTACTGCCTGTATAAAAGCGACAGTGCCGCCGGCCAGGAGGTCATGCTGAACCTGCTCATGG CCTTGCTTCTAGACCTGGTGCTGGTTGGTATTGTCAAGGCCGTAGTGCGGCGTCGACGTCCTTCCCATAACCGCATGGACATGTTTGCCACATTTTCTGTGGACCGCTATTCCTTCCCGTCGGGCCATGCCACACGTGCTGCAATGTGTGCCCGCTTTCTTTTGGCCCATCTGGTGCTGGCAGCCCCACTTCGGGTTCTCGTTCTGCTCTGGGCCACTTTTGTTGGTTTTTCAAGGGTTCTCCTTGGACGCCATAATGTTACTGATGTTGCATTTGGTTTTCTTATGGGGTACTGGCAATATAATTTGGTTGAGATGCTGTGGTTGTCTCCACTTACTTTCCAAAGCATGATTGGACAGCTTGACTAA
- the scrn2 gene encoding secernin-2, translating to MAELPRSCDCFVSLPPGSKEDHVIFGKNSDRPRDEVQEVVYYPASPHPAGSTVECTYISIPQAEHTHAVVLSRPAWLWGAEMGANEHGVCIGNEAVWTKEPVNTEEALLGMDLVRLGLERGDTAWSALNVITGLLEQHGQGGACRETTEPFSYHNTFLLVDRQEAWVLETAGKLWAAQKITEGVKNISNQLTISTEISAEHPELRSVAQTRGWWSGEGEFSFTAAFSPDNPPVRMELAKQRYKGGTALLQQHDGSVTAEVMMSILRDKASGICMDSEGFRTTGSMVSILPRNPDVPCIHFFTATPDPSRSIFKPFIFSESMRPVNTVISPQYGPEDPVRTQPRFQHQVDRKHELYKAHQTALTNSDAAVSLQQTMRYLESQCLEEIEAMLRGEIKGQELGDLFFDCVDAEIKFYQ from the exons ATGGCTGAACTACCTCGGTCATGTGACTGTTTTGTATCTCTGCCTCCGGGTTCAAAAGAAGATCATGTGATATTTGGTAAGAACTCTGACCGTCCAAGAGATGAGGTGCAGGAGGTCGTGTATTACCCTGCGTCCCCTCACCCTGCTGGGTCTACAGTGGAG TGCACATACATTTCCATCCCTCAAGCAGAGCATACTCATGCAGTAGTATTGAGTAGACCTGCTTGGCTCTGGGGGGCTGAGATGGGGGCTAATGAACATGGGGTGTGTATTGGGAACGAGGCGGTCTGGACTAAAGAGCCCGTAAATACAGAGGAAGCTCTGCTAGGAATGGACCTGGTTCG GTTGGGTCTGGAGCGTGGGGACACTGCGTGGTCTGCTCTGAATGTCATCACAGGACTACTGGAACAGCACGGTCAGGGCGGAGCCTGCAGGGAGACCACCGAACCCTTTAGTTACCATAACACCTTCTTACTGGTGGACCGACAGGAAGCCTGGGTCCTAGAGACTGCTGGAAAACTGTGGGCTGCTCAGAAGATCACAG AGGGAGTCAAGAACATTTCAAACCAGCTGACGATAAGCACAGAGATCTCAGCAGAGCATCCCGAGCTACGCAGCGTTGCCCAGACTCGGGGCTGGTGGAGTGGGGAGGGAGAATTTAGCTTCACCGCTGCTTTCAGCCCTGATAATCCTCCGGTCAGGATGGAGCTGGCCAAGCAGCGCTACAAGGGTGGAACAGCATTACTCCAGCAACATGACG GCTCTGTGACAGCGGAGGTGATGATGAGTATCTTGAGGGACAAAGCCAGTGGGATCTGTATGGACTCCGAGGGCTTCCGTACCACAGGCAGCATGGTGTCCATTCTCCCACGAAATCCAGATGTGCCCTGCATCCACTTCTTTACTGCAACCCCTGACCCCTCCAG GTCTATATTCAAACCTTTTATCTTCTCTGAGAGCATGAGGCCGGTCAACACGGTGATATCTCCGCAGTACGGCCCAGAGGATCCGGTGAGGACACAGCCTCGATTTCAGCACCAGGTGGATCGCAAACATGAGCTCTACAAAGCCCATCAGACAGCACTGACCAATTCA GATGCTGCAGTCTCTCTACAACAGACCATGAGATATTTGGAGTCTCAGTGTCTTGAGGAGATCGAGGCCATGCTTAGGGGAGAGATAAAGGGCCAGGAGCTTGGTGACCTGTTTTTCGACTGTGTGGACGCAGAGATCAAATTTTACCAGTGA